One stretch of Plutella xylostella chromosome 15, ilPluXylo3.1, whole genome shotgun sequence DNA includes these proteins:
- the LOC105393104 gene encoding uncharacterized protein LOC105393104 translates to MDTSNIMNEIEPHESFRSPPRRRRSTFFVGRESLAPQPPEYHDDSECDTETEKHKQNLSKYSADLLLEKERWKKEVNERRNKYHDLRQQYQLATKAPSRSRITSSYSSLTNEDIEFLKGKPNLSTFVQSQQKLHQSVKQTMALYRRLNKLDNDMLAYSESKVNKVTEYIFENSTVEPME, encoded by the exons ATGGATACATCTAACATAATGAATGAAATAGAACCACATGAATCTTTTCGCTCTCCGCCTCGTCGACGAAGATCTACATTTTTTGTTGGTCGTGAATCTTTAG CGCCCCAGCCACCAGAGTATCACGACGATAGTGAATGTGATACAGAAACCgaaaaacacaaacaaaacttGTCAAA atATTCAGCAGACCTTTTATTAGAGAAAGAAAGGTGGAAAAAAGAAGTAAACGAAAGGAGAAACAAATATCACGATCTAAGACA GCAGTACCAGCTAGCAACAAAGGCGCCGAGTCGATCAAGAATCACATCCTCTTACTCCTCACTAACAAATGAGGATATAGAGTTTCTGAAAGGCAAACCAAACTTGTCTACATTTGTGCAGAGTCAGCAGAAGTTGCACCAGTCCGTGAAACAAACCATGGCGTTGTACAGACGGCTTAACAAACTCGACAATGACATGTTGGCATACAGTGAGAGTAAAGTGAATAAGGTGACAGAGTACATATTCGAAAACAGTACTGTTGAACCAATGGAATAA
- the LOC105386558 gene encoding stress-activated map kinase-interacting protein 1 isoform X2 — translation MATYDNKHWLLTNIRNSFISTDDTGMCEIVMSGENYPKLFYNKAMEEKTRMQSSSPNKSKEVDAEAEERGLREIVTEFDPYLDLEESDDEVDGSYIRYEDFGPHRYFGRQRSNTAQWLDKKEQALKKAAKIKVVKWETPAAALSSEEKAEIFTKNEVKPSSNVKKKSLLADQLEKCPHLPHRQYLEYAKYDGTAQLGQQTKTFKIFMTMLSDKHQNYPVVVCIIANAKIQDLIGFTCYKYSIEHPEISLGSAQGYGLCIAEDDGEVDWTFPCLDADEPCSKFGFTCLGLVELKNLVRHTPLPLPETGGFSGAFPMFTNKDESGQSNPDNQRQHSQTSDAVLYAIQAVNEDKKGHSRDKDTASHMMATDAPQYRAYRVQLLHRVRANTPVSLAVTLDRIEVEPLISGSHNIFSRKKFFLHSIDSVAWCQVLDARSSKATFRLVYSRNGTTSYDHNVSDQSGFFHPNSAFKHHDFECDLDTAREIVDKVNRILDLRNSPCRREYKTAKEKKLQTRRSFQHPKHLS, via the exons ATGGCTACTTACGACAATAAACACTGGCTGCTCACAAACATAAGAAACTCCTTCATATCGACAGACGACACGGGAATGTGTGAAATTGTTATGTCCGGAGAGAATTATCCCAAACTTTTCTACAACAAAGCCATGGAGGAGAAGACCCGAATGCAGAGCTCGTCCCCGAACAAGTCTAAAGAGGTGGATGCGGAGGCGGAGGAGCGCGGGCTGCGGGAGATCGTCACCGAGTTCGACCCCTATCTGGACCTGGAGGAGAGTGATGATGAGGTGGACGGCAGCTACATCCGATATGAGGACTTCGGCCCACATAGATACTTCGGCAG ACAAAGATCCAACACAGCACAGTGGCTAGATAAAAAAGAACAAGCTCTAAAGAAGGCTGCCAaaataaaagttgtaaaaTGGGAGACCCCTGCTGCTGCTTTAAGCAGTGAGGAGAAGGCTGAAATTTTCACTAAGAATGAGGTGAAACCTTCTTCTAATGTTAAAAAGAAGTCACTACTGGCCGACCAGCTGGAGAAATGTCCACATTTACCTCATCGCCAGTACTTGGAGTATGCCAAATATGATGGAACAGCGCAATTGGGGCAACAAACTAAAACATTTAAGATCTTCATGACAATGCTGTCTGACAAGCACCAGAATTATCCCGTGGTTGTGTGCATCATAGCTAATGCCAAAATACAAGACTTGATTGGCTTCACATGCTACAAATATAG CATTGAACACCCAGAAATATCCCTAGGCTCAGCTCAAGGCTATGGACTCTGCATAGCTGAAGATGACGGTGAAGTGGATTGGACATTTCCATGCCTGGATGCTGATGAACCATGCTCCAAGTTTGGGTTCACATGTCTTGGTCTTGTTGAGTTAAAGAACCTTGTGCGGCATACACCGCTGCCCCTGCCCGAGACTGGAGGCTTCAGTGGTGCCTTCCCAATGTTCACTAACAAAGATGAGTCGGGACAGAGCAATCCGGACAACCAGAGGCAACATAGCCAGACTTCTGATGCTGTGCTTTATGCTATACAAGCTGTAAATGAAG ACAAGAAAGGCCACAGCCGCGACAAGGACACGGCCTCGCACATGATGGCGACGGACGCGCCGCAGTACCGCGCCTACCGCGTGCAACTGCTGCACCGCGTGCGCGCCAACACGCCCGTCAGCCTGGCGGTCACATTGGACCGGATTGAGGTCGAGCCGCTTATTAGTGGCTCACACAATATCTTT TCTCGCAAGAAGTTCTTCCTGCACAGCATCGACTCGGTGGCGTGGTGCCAGGTGCTGGACGCGCGCTCCTCCAAGGCCACCTTCCGGCTCGTCTACTCGCGCAACGGAACCACCTCCTATGATCATAACGTGTCAG ATCAAAGCGGTTTCTTCCACCCGAACTCGGCGTTCAAGCACCACGACTTCGAGTGCGACCTCGACACGGCACGGGAGATCGTGGACAAGGTGAACAGGATCCTCGACCTGCGGAACAGCCCTTGTCGCCGCGAGTACAAAACGGCTAAGGAAAAGAAATTACAGACCAGGCGAAGCTTTCAACATCCGAAACATTTGAGCTAA
- the LOC105386558 gene encoding stress-activated map kinase-interacting protein 1 isoform X1: MATYDNKHWLLTNIRNSFISTDDTGMCEIVMSGENYPKLFYNKAMEEKTRMQSSSPNKSKEVDAEAEERGLREIVTEFDPYLDLEESDDEVDGSYIRYEDFGPHRYFGRQRSNTAQWLDKKEQALKKAAKIKVVKWETPAAALSSEEKAEIFTKNEVKPSSNVKKKSLLADQLEKCPHLPHRQYLEYAKYDGTAQLGQQTKTFKIFMTMLSDKHQNYPVVVCIIANAKIQDLIGFTCYKYSIEHPEISLGSAQGYGLCIAEDDGEVDWTFPCLDADEPCSKFGFTCLGLVELKNLVRHTPLPLPETGGFSGAFPMFTNKDESGQSNPDNQRQHSQTSDAVLYAIQAVNEDKKGHSRDKDTASHMMATDAPQYRAYRVQLLHRVRANTPVSLAVTLDRIEVEPLISGSHNIFSRKKFFLHSIDSVAWCQVLDARSSKATFRLVYSRNGTTSYDHNVSADQSGFFHPNSAFKHHDFECDLDTAREIVDKVNRILDLRNSPCRREYKTAKEKKLQTRRSFQHPKHLS, from the exons ATGGCTACTTACGACAATAAACACTGGCTGCTCACAAACATAAGAAACTCCTTCATATCGACAGACGACACGGGAATGTGTGAAATTGTTATGTCCGGAGAGAATTATCCCAAACTTTTCTACAACAAAGCCATGGAGGAGAAGACCCGAATGCAGAGCTCGTCCCCGAACAAGTCTAAAGAGGTGGATGCGGAGGCGGAGGAGCGCGGGCTGCGGGAGATCGTCACCGAGTTCGACCCCTATCTGGACCTGGAGGAGAGTGATGATGAGGTGGACGGCAGCTACATCCGATATGAGGACTTCGGCCCACATAGATACTTCGGCAG ACAAAGATCCAACACAGCACAGTGGCTAGATAAAAAAGAACAAGCTCTAAAGAAGGCTGCCAaaataaaagttgtaaaaTGGGAGACCCCTGCTGCTGCTTTAAGCAGTGAGGAGAAGGCTGAAATTTTCACTAAGAATGAGGTGAAACCTTCTTCTAATGTTAAAAAGAAGTCACTACTGGCCGACCAGCTGGAGAAATGTCCACATTTACCTCATCGCCAGTACTTGGAGTATGCCAAATATGATGGAACAGCGCAATTGGGGCAACAAACTAAAACATTTAAGATCTTCATGACAATGCTGTCTGACAAGCACCAGAATTATCCCGTGGTTGTGTGCATCATAGCTAATGCCAAAATACAAGACTTGATTGGCTTCACATGCTACAAATATAG CATTGAACACCCAGAAATATCCCTAGGCTCAGCTCAAGGCTATGGACTCTGCATAGCTGAAGATGACGGTGAAGTGGATTGGACATTTCCATGCCTGGATGCTGATGAACCATGCTCCAAGTTTGGGTTCACATGTCTTGGTCTTGTTGAGTTAAAGAACCTTGTGCGGCATACACCGCTGCCCCTGCCCGAGACTGGAGGCTTCAGTGGTGCCTTCCCAATGTTCACTAACAAAGATGAGTCGGGACAGAGCAATCCGGACAACCAGAGGCAACATAGCCAGACTTCTGATGCTGTGCTTTATGCTATACAAGCTGTAAATGAAG ACAAGAAAGGCCACAGCCGCGACAAGGACACGGCCTCGCACATGATGGCGACGGACGCGCCGCAGTACCGCGCCTACCGCGTGCAACTGCTGCACCGCGTGCGCGCCAACACGCCCGTCAGCCTGGCGGTCACATTGGACCGGATTGAGGTCGAGCCGCTTATTAGTGGCTCACACAATATCTTT TCTCGCAAGAAGTTCTTCCTGCACAGCATCGACTCGGTGGCGTGGTGCCAGGTGCTGGACGCGCGCTCCTCCAAGGCCACCTTCCGGCTCGTCTACTCGCGCAACGGAACCACCTCCTATGATCATAACGTGTCAG CAGATCAAAGCGGTTTCTTCCACCCGAACTCGGCGTTCAAGCACCACGACTTCGAGTGCGACCTCGACACGGCACGGGAGATCGTGGACAAGGTGAACAGGATCCTCGACCTGCGGAACAGCCCTTGTCGCCGCGAGTACAAAACGGCTAAGGAAAAGAAATTACAGACCAGGCGAAGCTTTCAACATCCGAAACATTTGAGCTAA